TGTTGCCCCTGGTATCGTCGGCGGTGCTGGATCTGTAGCCAGCAAGTACGCCGGCTTTAGGCGATGTATGGTCACTGTAACCGCCTTGTCCCGGATACTGAGGGAGTAAGTCCGGTCCCCTCGCTCGAGGACCCTGTATGGGCCGTCGTATGGCGGCTGGAGGATTCCTCGCACGGCGTCGTTCCGCACGAACACATGCTCTGCCGTGGCGAGGTCCTTGAAAACGAAAACTCGTTTCGTCGAGTGATTGCTGCCAGGCGTTGGGGCGAGGGTCGCGAAATGCTTTCGTAATCCCGCGACAAAATCCCCTGGCAGCGGCAGCGACTCCGCTCTCTGTGGGACCAGGAATTCCCCTGGTAGGCGCAGTGTCTCGCCGTAGACCAGCTCAGCTGCGGTGGATTGTAAGTCCTCCCTCCAGGCTGCTCGGATGCCCAGCAAGATGGTGGGAAGAACCTTTGTCCAGCTGACGTTTTGCTGGCAACGGATTGCTGCCTTAAATTGGCGGTGGAATCTCTCCACCATTCCGTTTGCCGCCGGGTGATAGGCCGTTGTCCGCCAGTGGGCTGCACCTGTTAGCTGTGACAATGCCTGAAACaagcgcgactcgaattgtcgaccctggtcggtcgtcacgcgcaacggggttccgaaccgtgaaatccaaccctcgtaaaaggcgcgtgccacggtcgaagcttcttgatcccgaattgggaaagcctcgggccagcgcgtaaaacggtcgacgcaggttaaacagtacctgaacccctctgagaccggaagaactacaatgtctatgtgcacgtgctcgaatcttccggtcggcgcgtcgaaacttcccggcggcgcgaaaacgtgcttgtttattttggcgcgctggcacggaacgcaaccgcgagcccaactccggcaatcggctttaacggacggccacacatatcgttccgtcacgagtctcaccgttgctttaacacctggatgcgccaagcggtgcatcgagtcgaatgcggctcgcctgaattgtcccgtgacgaaaggtcgcgcaatcccggtagacacgtcacagatcacttcagtgttcgaatcgggcgggcgtatccgttttagacgtaaattgttttttattttcccgctcgtgtacgcctgaagttccgcgtcgcgctgctgagactccgccaaatcggtgtagctgaaagactctaccacttcttccaacctggatagcgcgtcggcgacgacgttgtccttcccggcgatgtggcggatgtcggtggtgaactgcccgatgaaatcgaggtatctaaattgcctgggagaacatttctcgggcttttgttggaaggcgaatgtcaacggtttgtggtccgtgtagatggtgaatgttcgcccctccaccatgtgtcggaaatgcttgattgccgagtaaatggccaacatttcccggtcgtacgcgccgtaattccgctcggcagcgctgagcttcctggagaagaaagccaccggctgccaatcctttccgacccgctgctgcagtaccgcacctgcagcaaaatcggacgcgtcgcagaacaaggcgagtggcgcgtcgtccctcggatgcgacaataacgccgcctgcctcaaactgtccttcgcctcggcgaaagccgcggtagcttcctcggtccacgccaacttggcgttacccttgatgccgtcgtgcagtaggttattgaggggcgcttgtacctgcgcagccctgggcatgaaacgcctatagaaatatagcatacccaggaactgcctcagccgttttgcggtggtcggttgggggtagttggtgatcgcctccacctttgattccaacgggctggtgcctttggacgatacggtgaaccccaggaatttaacctgcgcctggccgaaaatgcatttcgccccgttgacggtcacgccgtacttgtcgaggcgtgaaaaaacttcctccaagtggcgcaagtgctcctcttctgtcgacgatgccaccagtatgtcgtcgatgtacgcgtacacaaaatccaagccgcgcagcacctcgtcgatgaaacgttgaaacgtttgtgccgcgtttcgcaatccgaacgacatacaggggaactcgaatagtccgaaaggggtggttatcggggttttggcgatgtcctctgtggccactggaatctggttatacgcgcgcgccagatctattgtggagaacaccgtcttcccgtgaagcgcgtgagaaaagtcctcgatgtgcttcacggggtacctatccggcaccgtgcgcgcatttaaagctcggtaatccccgcacggtcgccaagcgtcctgttcttttttgggcaccatatggagaggcgatgaccacgcacTTTCCGACGGTCGCGCGATGCCGAGACGCATCATCGTCTCGAATTCTTGTCGCGCGTGCCTCAAACGATCCGGCGCGAGACGCCGGGGCCTACAAGCCACAGGCGGACCCGGCGTTGTGCGGATGTAGTGCACCGTTTCATGTTGCACTTGCACGGGTGTCCCCACTGGTCGCGTAATGTTCGGGAAACGTTGCAGTAATTCATGGAATTTCGAATCACCGAAAATTGTCTTCACCGAGGGCGCCGATGGCCCGCACTCGCGCACTGAGCGTCCTGGCACCGTCATCGACGTCACCTGGTCTAAAAGTTTGCACTTTCCGACGTCCACCAATAGTTCGTAATGCGCGAGGAAATCTACGCCTATAATCGGCTTTGACACGTCGGCCACCACGAAACGCCATACGAAAACGCGACGGAGCCCGAAGTCGAGGCTCAGCGTAACCGTCCCGTACGTGGCAATTTCCGACCCGTTCGCCGCATATAAAACGTAAGATgcgcgttcgcggaacccgcgagttttcgatcgaggaaaaacgcagagatcggcaccggtgtcgattaaaaactgcgttctcgttactcgatcggtgacgaacaaacggcgcgatggtgggcagtggtcgctggccgtcattaacgactgcccatctcgtttcccgacgcggaccaattgcatgggtgttcgcaacggaacgcgttcgcggcgaacttgtagtggtaaaaacacttcccgcctcgtagcgcggttcgtcgttctcggaatagcgatcgcgctcggcccggggtggatggtcgccgttgggataaacgcggaccggggtttatctcgcgacgaattgctgcgagctcctgccgaaacgtcgccgtgagctgtgccatcttcgagcacagttgttcctcaacttcgcacatatccctcgacggccgtgcgacgggacccgcagaggcctcggctacccgcgtgcgtgggcccatcgtgtcagcgatggtgtcggccaagtcggccactcggtcgagctcgacgtctcgctgcgtcgccaggatgacctgcatgctcgcggggagccggcccaaccacaaggtacgcagtatctccttcgacacggctgttcctcccaaggtccgcaggtggcgtaagaactgcgacggtttgcggtcgcccatctcttcgtgctcgaggagacgccgagtcttctgctcctgcgacgccccgatccgccttatcagctctgtcttgagcctagtgaacggctcagccgggggattcaagatgatttcgcggacctcggccgcgtattctggtttgagcgcgcccaggacgtacccgaacttcgtcttttcggtcgtaacgccgctcgtctcaaaactcgcctcgaccatcgcgaaccacagctcggggtcggtcggcgaaaattccggtattttcaccgcgacgcggctgactgtcgatacgggcggggatgccatcgtaccgaataaacgtgcgaatgtccgtgttctcttccgaaaactcccgatccactgccacgaaaccacgaacgaaatgcgactgcaaaattcgtgtcgttcgcttcctttagatcacgtcggggtcaccaatgaggaggtgggatcggcgacgggaagagagaattgaacccggttacaattagactatctttatttacaatcggaactaaactcgcgacgctcgcgtaccgttcccgacgagggttcttactgaactaaccattcgctcaccgatgcatcccatccagatcattctttctcattctcacggttcgctttcactctgtcctggctagacgcaatcattctacgcgacactcaaaccaatcgtctagacattcgctcgacgctaacgcacagcatgcagcccggcccattcgtccaaacattcttacgccttaaaactaaacacatggcggagacgtggcgccggcttgtcgccgccacacaCTGAAACAATCCAACAGAACAACTGGAAACTATAGtaacatattttatttgaattgatttgaattttattataataacttaaaataattaaagtcGACAATAAACTCAACTCCGTCATAAAAGATGTATGTATTTTacttataatagaatatagtataatagGTTTTACATCTTGGATTTTGACTGGTAAGAGTAAGAGAAACAGAATAAAAGAAAACAATGTTTAATTAGTTGTGTTCAAGATAGATGAATTCTAATCAAAGTCAATACaatatttctgtttttttttctactAATGATCGACTAATAACGCAATATCTACAACTAGCGCACACTAGAGTCATCTATAGAGACTGTTATCATAATATACTGTTAACTGAATTTTGATCAAAATTTGACATAGACCCTTTTTCGAGATTTACATTCAATTGTACGATAAGTGAATTGACGATACGATTTTTTGACACATGCACTGGctggaataaataaattttacttaacaattattatattacagaaTACAGTGTGGTACAATAAAGTGTATGAATTTCTGGTTGGATGACGAATTAAACAAAACATCATACTATAGACGAAATGAAACAGATAACTTTTGGTTAGACATGGCATAACGCAATTAGAATTTCAGATATGGATGATTGAATTATTATAAACGCTTTTAaattacgatattcttactAGAACGACTTATACGACTTCTTGTTCATGCTTTTAACCTTTTAGCCGTGAATGACGTCGTATACGTGTGTATACACGTCGTAAGGAAATTACAATTTTACATCTTACAACAAAAATACTTCTCCTACGATTTGTAACGAATACTTCTCCTACGAGGTTAAAATGCTTGTAAAACACATCCACAAgcacattttagaataattcttCTTTCTGCCGAAAGAAACTGCACCCAGTGTCATCGATAAAATGCgtacaaaattgatcttaaaaataaATTGACGCAGCTAAGTGGTTAATACAATTTGAGTTTCCCAATTGTAGTACTTGAGTTCCAAATACATACTACGTTTTGTGGTACAATTGTAAGCTCGAAAATTTGAAAAGGGCGCTCGTTGTGTGTAAAAGAACATAtgagaatatttattttcataacGAACCAATTCCATTCAATCTTTCTTCTACACCTGGAGGTGCTCCTACTGCGAAAATGACTATGTCAGCAATATCTTTGCCGCTTAATAGTGTTATTTTCTCTGTAACGTTGTCTTCACACTTCAGCGCGGATCTGATAAAGTGTGTGAGAACACCTCCAGGATTGATAGTTTACGAATCATAACCaaattttaacaaaaatgtcGTGTATCATATCCGATTAACATTACGGGTGGATTGAACTAATTGGTCTCTTGTGCTCTGCGACGtgataaatcgcaataaatacaaattttagttGCGTCATATTGCGATCtaacattttcaataattaaaCGGCATCCTGTAGATACCCAATTATAGATGTTGAATCACTGATGCTGAGATTACAGAAGAATGTATTGAATTTTTATATGTTTCATGAAATTAGACTTTTGGGATCAGTTACAGAGTAAATAAATAGACTTGAAATAAATGAAaagattaataaaaatataccagAATTTTACTGTGATTTTGATATCAAGGTTACATGCTATAATTTCATGGCATGGTATTGTATATCTATTCTTCTGCTCGATAGGCGAATTTGTTATAACAATGAAATGACAGTacattctcccaaattgttccGAATTGCGAGCAGTTCGCGCTTCGTTCATTATTCCTGCGGTGCCCATTCACTCAGCCAAATCATCACGATTTGTCGACCCTAAGGGTTACGTAATTGATCGCGCGATCGCTTCGACGCCTAAAACACAATTGTATACGGCACGCAAGGTAGCGTGTGATGTCCCTATTAGTATTTATTCGTAGCATTGAATAAAATTATCATCTTTTATCTGTGTCTTTATTATGAGGCTTTGAATAAATCTTCGATTCAATTTTGATGGCTTGAATAAACATGCTGTCAGGCGTCAATCCCCGAATGTCAAAAACCCAGCGTCTAACTAACAGCATACAATGTAAGCAGATGAGGGAATCACGTatgaatgaaaatttaaacTTTTAAATGTTTCAATAAACTTTCATAAAAGTATTAAGATTAAATTGAGGAGCTTTTCCTGATAAAAAAGTATTCAGTTTCGAATATAATCAAACATttttattgatatataatattatgaaaaaattatattttttgaaaaagtcCGAATAATCtcgtatatatacatacatatatatatacaatatatgtaaccaaattttatatttcattatattttatatatataatataatgaagtataaaattatattttatataatcattatattatatatatatatatatatatatatatataaaatataatgaaatataaaaaatatatataggaTGTATTAAAATATCTAAATATTTATAACTAACCTCGccgaagtacgtaaatgatactttaatttaaataattcaacgaataattcgCAAAGCTATTTTATTGATAAATAGCTCCGTTATAGAACGAAAGGATTCGTTTGTTT
This genomic stretch from Megalopta genalis isolate 19385.01 chromosome 5, iyMegGena1_principal, whole genome shotgun sequence harbors:
- the LOC143259448 gene encoding uncharacterized protein LOC143259448 — encoded protein: MVERFHRQFKAAIRCQQNVSWTKVLPTILLGIRAAWREDLQSTAAELVYGETLRLPGEFLVPQRAESLPLPGDFVAGLRKHFATLAPTPGSNHSTKRVFVFKDLATAEHVFVRNDAVRGILQPPYDGPYRVLERGDRTYSLSIRDKAVTVTIHRLKPAYLLATDPAPPTIPGATQPALPGEWTFKSFESL